The region ATCGGGGTGCAACTGGTGGGCGCGCGCCACGCGGACGCGCTGGTGCTGCGGGCGGCGCACGCGCTGTTCGAGGCGGGGCTGGCGGACGGGGTGCGCCCCGCGGCGGCCTGAGGCGCGCCGAGGCGCCTGAGGCGCGCGGCCGGGCCCGGGGCGAAGCCGCCCCGGGCCCGGTCCGTGCGCTACGCCGGGCGGAAGCCGAGGGCCGCCGCCCGGCGAAAGCTGAAGCTCTCCACCCGGCGGAAACCGACGGCCCCCGCCCGGCGGAAGCCGAGAGCTATGCCCGGCGGAAGCTGAGGGTCTCCCCCAGCGCCCCGGCGCGCCACAGGTCCTGGCAGGCGTCGGCCATCCGGTCGAGGCCGTCGACGACCGAGCCCCAGACGATCCCGGGCACCCAGCCCGCGTCACCGTTGATCAGCAGGTTGTTCCGCTCGTAGAAGAGCGCCAGGTCGACGACCTGCCGCCGCCCCTGGTGGTTGGCGTCGGTCTCGTATCCGTACGACGTGGTCCCGAGCTGGGTGTCCGTGAAGGTGAAGTAACACAGGTCACCGGGGATCGGGGTGATCGTCGGGTTCTCCAGGGGCGGCTCCTCGGGTGCGAAGGGGGGCAGCAGCGCATAGATCTCATTGCGCGCGTATTTGGCGTGATATACGTCACCCCCCAGCGGCAGTGCGTTCCACACCGCCTCGCAGGTGATCGGCGCACGCTCGTCAAGGAGCTTGGCCGTGCAGCTCACCCCGCGCTTCTCGAGCGAGACCTCGATGAACCGGTCGGCTCGGTCAACCATCGACTTTCCTCCAGGTCGCTTCGGAACCAGTCCTGCCGTAGAGGGCCTACCCAGGCATCGGCTATATCAAGGGCCGGAAACAGCCTGCATACATTTGCCGGAGTCGGGTAGCCGCGCGCCCATGGCTCCACCACGTGAGAAAGACACCGATAGCAGAGAAATAGCGAAAATGGGCCCAAGCCGCCGCTCTCTTCTCGCCGGCGGCGCGGCCCTGGGTCTGCTGGGCGCCGTCGGCTGCAGCCGGGTGTCCGGCTCCGGCGCCAAGGACGGGGGCAATCTGCTGGAGCGACTGCGGTCGCAAGGCACGGTCCGACTGGGAATAGCGGGGGAGATCCCATTCGGCTATATCGACAAAAACGGCGAGTTCACCGGCGAGGCGCCGGAGATCGCGAAGGTCATCTTCAAGCGGCTGGGGGTGCCCAAGGTCCAGCCGGTGCCCACCGAGTTCGGCTCGCTCATCCCGGGCCTTCGCTCGCAGCAGTTCGACGTGGTCTCGGCGGGGATGTACATCAACCCGGACCGCTGCGCCCAGGTGATCTTCTCCGACCCCGACTACCGCATGCGTGACGCGTTCATCGTGCGCAAGGGGAACCCCAAGAACATCCACAACTACGAGGACATCGTCAAACAGAAGGCCAAAATGGCCACCGGTACCGCATATGCCGAGATCGGCTACGCGGAGGCCGTCGGGATCAAACAGAGCGACATGCTGATCCTCCCCGACCAGCTCGCCGGGCTGCTGGCCGTGGAACAGGGCCGGGCCGACGTCTTCGCGGGCACGACCGTGACCGTCCACAACGTGGTGAAGCAGCGGAACAGCCGACAGGCCGAGGCCACCGAGCCGTTCCAGGCGTACGTCGACGGCAAACCGGACATCGGCGCCGGCGGCTTCGCCTTCCGGCCGGAGGAGACCAAGCTCCGGGACGCCTTCAATATCGAGCTCCACAAGATGAAGAAGAGCGGCGAGCTGTTGCGCATCGTGCGGCCCTTTGGCTTCACCAAGGAAGAGATGACCGATCTGACCGCCAAGGAGCTGTGCTCATGACGGCCGGACTGTGGGAAAACTGGCTTCTTCCGGGCATCTGGATCACCATCCAGCTCACCCTGTTCAGCGCGGTCTTCGCGGCCGCCGTGGCGTTCGGCATCGGGATCGCCCGCACCTCCCGGCTGTGGATCGTCCGCTTTCTGACCGGCTTCTATGTGGAGATCTTCCGCGGCACCTCGGCCCTGGTGCTGATGTTCTGGCTGTTCTTCGTCATGCCACTGGCCTTCGGGTACCAACTGGTGTCGATGTGGGCGGCGGTGCTGGCCCTGGGCCTCACCTACGGGGCGTACGGCTCGGAGATCGTGCGCGGCGCGATCGCCTCAGTGGCCCCGGCGCAGCGTGAGGCGGCCATCGCGCTCAGCTTCACCCCCGCGCAGCGGATGCGCCGGGTGATCCTGCCGCAGGCGATCCCGGAGATGATCCCGCCCTTCAACAATCTGCTGATCGAGCTGTTGAAGGCGACCGCCCTGGTCTCCGCGGTGAGCGTCGCCGACATCACCTTCGCCGCCCAGCTCTCGCGGCTGGCGACCGGCGACAGCCTGGAGATCTACGCGATCATCCTGGTCCTCTACTTCGTGTTGGCCTTCGTCCTCACCCGGCTGATGCGGCTGCTGGAACGGCGCGCCAAGGCGGGCATCGGCCAGGCTCCGGTGAAGTCCGACAAGGGCCCGCTGGTCACCCGGAAGCTGTCCGCGCGCCAGGAGTCCGAGCAGTCGTCCAACATCATCACGGGAGGTGCCCAGTGACCTGGAACTGGGATGTGGCCAAGGACTTCCTCCCGGAGCTGGGCCGCGGACTGCTGATCACCCTGGAGGCGACCGCGCTGGGCTCGATCCTGGCGTTCGCGCTCGGCCTGGTGTGGGCGATGGCCTTCCGCTCGCCGACCCGCTTCGTCCGCTGGCCGGTGGCGGCGGTCGTGGAGTTCATCCGCAACACCCCGCTGCTGGTGCAGCTCTTCTTCTTCTACTACGTGCTGCCGACCTGGGACATCAAGTTCTCGGCGCTCACCACCGGGGTGATCGCGCTCGGTCTGCACTACTCGACGTACACCGCCGAGGTCTACCGGGCCGGTATCGACGGTGTGCCCAACGGGCAGTGGGAGGCGGCGACCGCGCTCAGCCTCTCCCGCGGCCGTACCTGGACCGCGGTGATCCTGCCGCAGGCCATCCGCCGGGTGGTGCCCGCCCTGGGCAACTACGTCATCGCGATGCTGAAGG is a window of Streptomyces violaceusniger Tu 4113 DNA encoding:
- the ehuD gene encoding ectoine/hydroxyectoine ABC transporter permease subunit EhuD, with protein sequence MTWNWDVAKDFLPELGRGLLITLEATALGSILAFALGLVWAMAFRSPTRFVRWPVAAVVEFIRNTPLLVQLFFFYYVLPTWDIKFSALTTGVIALGLHYSTYTAEVYRAGIDGVPNGQWEAATALSLSRGRTWTAVILPQAIRRVVPALGNYVIAMLKDSPMLALIGVVDMLQKARAEGASSFQYIEPYTMVGIAFIVIAYPASLLMRALERRLGH
- a CDS encoding DUF3830 family protein yields the protein MVDRADRFIEVSLEKRGVSCTAKLLDERAPITCEAVWNALPLGGDVYHAKYARNEIYALLPPFAPEEPPLENPTITPIPGDLCYFTFTDTQLGTTSYGYETDANHQGRRQVVDLALFYERNNLLINGDAGWVPGIVWGSVVDGLDRMADACQDLWRAGALGETLSFRRA
- the ehuB gene encoding ectoine/hydroxyectoine ABC transporter substrate-binding protein EhuB, with amino-acid sequence MAPPREKDTDSREIAKMGPSRRSLLAGGAALGLLGAVGCSRVSGSGAKDGGNLLERLRSQGTVRLGIAGEIPFGYIDKNGEFTGEAPEIAKVIFKRLGVPKVQPVPTEFGSLIPGLRSQQFDVVSAGMYINPDRCAQVIFSDPDYRMRDAFIVRKGNPKNIHNYEDIVKQKAKMATGTAYAEIGYAEAVGIKQSDMLILPDQLAGLLAVEQGRADVFAGTTVTVHNVVKQRNSRQAEATEPFQAYVDGKPDIGAGGFAFRPEETKLRDAFNIELHKMKKSGELLRIVRPFGFTKEEMTDLTAKELCS
- the ehuC gene encoding ectoine/hydroxyectoine ABC transporter permease subunit EhuC, producing MTAGLWENWLLPGIWITIQLTLFSAVFAAAVAFGIGIARTSRLWIVRFLTGFYVEIFRGTSALVLMFWLFFVMPLAFGYQLVSMWAAVLALGLTYGAYGSEIVRGAIASVAPAQREAAIALSFTPAQRMRRVILPQAIPEMIPPFNNLLIELLKATALVSAVSVADITFAAQLSRLATGDSLEIYAIILVLYFVLAFVLTRLMRLLERRAKAGIGQAPVKSDKGPLVTRKLSARQESEQSSNIITGGAQ